The Candidatus Palauibacter soopunensis region CGTGATCCCCTTCGATCCACTCACCACGGATGCGTGCGCGGCGTTACTTCAAGCGACCGAGAGAGACTGCAGTCGTCCCCAGGCAGTCGAGAGTGCGAGGCTCTCCGGAGGCAATCCGTCGCTGGCCCGGGCCATCCTCAGGGCGTGGATGCGTCACGGCTTCAGCCCCACGACCGTCACCGACCTGGAATCGGGCGGGCGATTGGCCTACGAGCGGTCCGCCGAGGTGCGGTCGCTCGTCGGCGATCAACTGGAGACCCTCTCGCTCCCGGAGGAACGATTGGTGACGACGCTCGCGTTGCTCACCCGCGCAGCGCGCGCCCACGCCGAAGAGATCGTGGCCGAACCTTCGAGCGCGGCTGCCCTTGAAGGGCTCCGGGCCAAGGGCTGGTTACACTCCGAGGGCGACCAATGGGAACTGAGCCGTCCCCTGGCCGGCGCCGTGACTGTGTGGAATCTACCGCCGGACGAGAGAACAAAGGTGCACCTCGCGGCGGCTCGAACCCTCGAGAACGGAGGTCTCGGCGCGCGTGCGGCGGCCGCCTCCGAATTCGCCGCGGCGGGAGAGTCCTCTCGCGCTTTCCGCCTGGCCTGCAGGGTGGCGAAGGGGGCTTTGCGGGAAGGCCGGTCGCCGGTCGCGGGTCAGGCGGCGGCGTTGGCGTTCGAGCACGCCGCGGTCGGGGCCGATCGCCTGCGCTCCGGCCTCCTCCTCTCGGAGGCCGAGTTTCAGCGCGGACGGTTTCGGCGGGCCCTGAGCGTACTGCACCAGATTGCCGCCGCCGCGGACACGGGGAATGACCTGAGCCGCGTCCAACTCGCGTTGGCGCGGGCGGCGGTGGCGGCGGGAGACCGACTCACGACGGGTCTGCACCGACAGAATCTGGCGGAGGCTCGCGGGCACGCGACCGACCCGGCGCTCAGGCGCGCGCTGACCGTGCAGATGGCCGTACTCGAGGCGACGGATACCGCGTCGCGGCGCAACGGGAAGCCGGGTTTCGAGAGGATCCGCAAGCATCTCCGCGGGATCGTCCGGGAGGACGCCGACTACGCTGGCGTCTGGTGCGACGCCTTCCGGCTCCTCTTCCACCGGGTTGGAGGTCAACGCGGTCTCACGGAGGCTCGCCTCGTTCTCGAGACCCACCGCCTCAGGCTCGGGCGGCTCGGCTACGAAGGCCTCCGGGCCGCTACCGCCGCGGAGTTCTGGGTGGCCATGCGGGGCGCCCGTCTGCATGACGCCCTCCAGTTGTTGGAGACCACCTCCGAGACCCTCAACGAGAACCGCCACGAGTCCGCGAACCTCAACAACCTCGGCGCGGTTCTGCTGGAACTGGGCAACTTCGACCGGGCGCTCGATGAACTCGGCCGCTGCCGCAGAATGGACGAGGCGCTCGAGAGTCCACCGGAATCCCGGGCCTACGCCCTGCTGAACCAGGCGGAGTGCTTCTTCTTCAAGGGGGACTACGCTCGTTGCCGAGAGTTCATGGAGCAGTTACTCCGGCGTCCCGGGCACACGGCTCAACATCCGTTCGGGGCGCAAGCACGGGCACTCACCGGCCTCCTGGCCATGACCGACGACGATCAGCACGAGGTAGGGGCCTGCCTTGAGTTGCTGGAAGACTGTTCCGATGGAGTCGGAGAGAACGACCTCTACCTGGTGACCTGGTTTCGTGCCGCGGCGATGGGGACTCGCGACCGCCGGGAAACCGTGGCCGATCTCATCGAAGCTGCAGACCATACCGCCGAAATCGACCGACTGAGCGCCGAGAAGCTGAGAGTGTTGGCCGGCACCTATTCCCCACCCAACGGACCCGACGCTCAACGCGAGGCCTGCGGCTTCCTGCGGTCCGCCGGAGCCTCCTGGTTCGTCCGCTTCGCACACAACTGGTTGCGCGCGTAACCCCGGCTTCCCGCCGCGCGTAGCCGCCGGCTTCCCGCCGCGCGTCACCCGGACCTTCCCACCCGCGTCCGAATCGGTGTCCCCCGGACGTTTCTACTACGTACCTAGTTGACAGCGGCGCCCCGGCGCGTCTACGCTGAATCGGGAACGACGCTTCGCTCGGTTCGCCAGCGTTTCGATGGCGGCCGACCGGGGCAGGCGACGCTGATGGTTCGGGAGGGAAAGGACCAAACTCGTGGAGATCAAGTTCACGACCCGGGAACTCGACCTCATGGCGGTGCTGTGGGAGACAGGGGACTCGACCGTCGCGGAGGTGCAGGAACGCCTCGGCGACGAGTTGGCCTACACCACCGTGCTCACGATCCTCCGGACGCTGGAGGAGAAGGGGTACGTGGGGCATACCCAGGAGGGGAAAGCCTACCGCTATCACACGCTCGTGGGGCGCGACTGCGCCGGCGCGAGCGCGGTGCGCCGCCTGGTTCAGAAGATGTTCCAGGGGTCGCCCGAACTGTTGCTCACGCACCTCGTCTCCGACCGGGCGCTCTCGAAGGAGGACCTCGAGAACCTGCGCGGCATGGTGGACGAACGCCTCAGCTCGAAGGAGTAGGGACATGGTCATCGCCTGGATCGGATACTGCCTGTTGATTTCGGGGCTCCTCGCCCTGGCCGCCTTCGCCTCGGAGCGGGCTCTCGGCCACTTCCGGAAGCCGGTGCGCTGGGCGTGGTTCGCGGCGATCGCCGGGTCCGTGACGGTGCCCGTCATCGCCTTCTTCGCGCCCGGGCTCCTTCCCGGCTTCGGGGTATCATCCGCCGGGCCGGTGGTGGGGTTGAGCGACCTGGCGGTCGCAACCACGGCGGCGGAACTGCCCGCAACGGCCGCGGTGCCCGTCGGCGGCTTCGATGCCGCGGCCGTGGGCGCGGCGCTGGCGTGGGGCTGGATGCTGCTGGCCGTCGCCATGGTCGGCTATCTCGGGCGGGTCTACGGCCGGCTGCGGTCGGAGATGCGGACATGGAGACCCGGCCGCGTGGCGGGATCGCCGGTCATGATCTCCGACGAGCGGGGACCGGCCGTGGTCGGGATCCGGCGCTCGGTCGTCGTGATTCCGAAGTGGATCCCCGAACTCGAGGACAGGCTGCTCCGCCTCGTCTTTCTCCACGAGCGGGAGCATCAGCGCGCCGGCGACCATCGGCTCTTCGCGGCGGCGGTCACGGCGCTTGTCCTGATGCCCTGGAACCCGCTCGTGTGGTGGCAGGTGTCCCGGCTGCGGCTCGCGATCGAGTTCGACTGCGACCGTCGCGTGCTCCGGCGGGGAGAGTCACCGCGCGACTACGCGGATGCCCTCATCACCGTCGGGAGCCGCGTCTCCGGGTCGCTGCTCGCCGCCGCCGCCTTCGCCGAACGGAAGCCGGCCGTGGAGCGGCGCCTGCGCCGCATGACCGAGCCGCCCGCCAACATGCGCCTGCTCCGAACGCTGGGCGCTTCGGGGCTGGCCATGGTCGCCGTCCTCTTCGTTCTGGGCTGCCCCGGACCCGAAAGCGGCACGAACGCGCCGGAAGCGCCCACCGCGACCGTGACTCCACCCTCCAACGCCAGTGAATGGGCGCCCCCGCCGGTGCCCGGCGAGGAGGCGGTGGGGCGCGGCGACCGGCCGTCCTTCATCGCGTTCGACAGGCCTCCGGTGCTCCGGAACGCGGCGGAAGTGGGGGACGCGCTCGTGCAAGCCTACCCGCAGAACCTGAAGGAAGCGGGCATCGGCGGACGCGTGGAGATGTGGCTGTACGTCGATACGTCCGGCATGGTCCGGAACTCGGAGCTAAAGACGAGCAGCGGCAGCGATGTCCTGGACGCCGCCGCCGCGGACGTCGTCGGCGCGATGCGCTTCGAGCCCGCGATGAACCGCGACCAGCCGACCGACGTCTGGGTCTCCCAGTGGGTCACCTTCCAGATCGGGAGCGATGCGGACGCTCCCCCTGCCCGCAGCGTTTCCGTAAGCGATGAGGACGCTCCCCTCATCGTCGTCGACGGCGTCATTCAATCCGAGGGCACGAGCCTGGAAGACCTACGGTCCCTCGATATCGACCACGTCGAGATCATCAAGGGACCGAAAGCCGTCGAGTTGTACGGTGAGCGGGCCACGAACGGCGTGATCGAAATCACGACAAAGGGCGGCGCCGCGGACAGCGATGCTCCGGTGGATGACCGCCCATCCTTCATTTGGAGCCGCATGAGGGAGGGGCCCCCTCCCGAACGCCGCCCGCTGCCGACCGCGGCCTCGAGATCGAAGACATCGTTCGCACGGGGGTTCTCGACGATGCCGACGGGGATGGCCTGCTGGAGGTCCGGATCGTACCCCGCCCGGAGAACATGCCCGATCCGGTGATCGTCATCGATGGCGTGATTGCCGGCACCGCGGGGCTCTCGGAGCTCGGCGCGCTCGACATCGATCATGTCACGATCGTGAGGGGTGCCCGTGCCTCGGAGACGTACGGAGAGAAGGCCCGGCACGGCGTGATCGAAATCACGACGAAGGCGGGTGCAAAGGACAGCGGCTCGAAGGAGTAGGGACATGGTCATCGCCTGGATCGGATACTGCCTGTTGATTTCGGGATTCCTCGCCCTGGCCGCCTTCGCGACCGAGCGGGCGTTGGGCCACTTCCGGAAGCCGGTGCGTTGGGGCTGGTTCGCGGCGGTCGTCGGCTCCGTGACGCTTCCGTTCGCGGCGTTTCTCGCTCCCGGCCTCCTCCCGGGCATCGGTGCGGCGCCCTGGGCTCCGCTCGTGTGGTTGAGCGAGCCGGTGGTCGTGGCCTCCGCGCCCGTTGCGGAGGCTGCGGCACCCACGGCGTGGTTCGACGCCGGCGCGATGAGTGCCCTCGCAGGTGGCGTATGGGTGTTGCTCGCGGTGGGGATGCTCCTCCACCTCGGGCGGGCGTACCGGCGCCTGCGGTCGGAGATGCGGACGTGGACGCCGGGTCGCGTCCTCGGATCGCCGGTCATGATCGCGGACGACCGGGGCCCGGCGGTGGTCGGAATCCGGCGCTCGGTCGTCGTGATGCCGAGGTGGATCCCCGAACTCGAAGACAGGCTGCTGCGCCTGGTCTTCCTGCACGAGCGCGAACACCAGCGCGCCGGCGACCACCGCCTCTTCGCCGTGGCGGTTGCGGCCCTCGTGCTGATGCCGTGGAACGTGTTCCTGTGGTGGCAGCTCTCGCGGCTGCGGCTCGCGATCGAGTTCGATTGCGACCGACGCGTGCTGGAGCGCGGCGAGTCCCCGCGCGACTACGCGGACGCCCTCATCACGGTGGGAGGCCGTGTCTCCGCGCCGCTGCTGGCCGCGGCCGCCTTCGCCGAACGCAAGCCGGCCGTGGAAAAGCGGCTGCGCCGCATGACCGAGCCGCTGGCCCGGCTCCGCACTCCGAGGACCCTGGGAGCTTCGGGCCTGGCGGCGCTCGCCATCATCCTCGTCCTCGGCGTCCCGCAGCCCGAGGCGCCGATGGATGCTCCCGCGCCCGCGGCCGATGCTGGCCGGGGTCTCAATATCGAGGCGAACCCGCTGGTCCGCCTGGCCGAGGGAGCCTCGCAGGCCGACCGGCCGACCTTCGTCGCGTTCGACACGCCCCCGGTTCTTCAGAACGCGGGCGAGGTCCAGCGGCTGCTCCAGAGCGCCTATCCGAGAACTCTGAAGGATGCGGGTATCGGCGGCCGGGTCGAGCTGTGGCTGTATGTGGACCTGTCCGGCGCCGTGGCCAACCATGAGCTCAAGACGAGCAGCGGCAACGAGGCGCTCGACCGCGCCGCCGCGGAAGTCGTCCAACAGATGCGGTTCCGCCCCGCAAGGAACCGCGATCAGCGGACCGCCGTCTGGATCTCCCAGTGGGTGACGTTCCAGGTGATCTAGCCGAAGGCGGGGGGCGCCGGGCCCCCCGCCGCACAACCATCCTCGGGCTACGTGACGCGAACGCGGGTTGCGGCGTCTACTCACGGGTGGCGCCATGGTCACTTCTCCCGGTCCCGGTTCGGGGCCATTCAACCTCGCGGACGTTCACATGACAGAACCCCTGACGCGGGACAGGCGTGGACCGATAGCCGTGATGGTCCGAGCCTCCCTGTTCGCCGTGGCGATGGCGGCGATCACGGGCGTGGCTCCCGAGGGAACGGCGGCCCAAGAGGCGGTAGAGGTCGCTGGAACCGTCGTTGACGACGGGACGGGAGAGCCGGTCGACGGCGCGACAGTGCGGTTGGCTGACACAGGAGGTTCGGCTCGCGAAACGATCACCGGCCCCGACGGTGTGTTCACCTTTGCTCAGGTCGCGCCCGGCGAATACACGCTCGGCGTCCGGCGCCTTGGCTATGAAGTCCTCAGTACTCCCCTCGAGATCGGACCTCAAGCCCCACCGCGGCTGGACGTACGCCTGCAACCGCAGGCGATCCCGCTGGAACCGCTCGAAGTCGGCGTGGAAGGGCGCGCGCCCCGCCTCGTCGAGTCCGGCTTCTACGACCGCATGGAGGAGGGCTGGGGCGTGTTCCTTGAGCCGCAGTGGATCGAAGCCAACAAGCGGGGCTTCGTGCGTCTGGCCGACTTCATGTCGACCCTTCAGATGCGCGCGCCTCTGCCGCGGTGCGACAAGATACCCGTATACCTCGACCGGAGGCGGGTCGGAGCTGCCGACGGCTCGGGAACGAGCAGGTCGTATTCCCTGAATCCCGCCGGGACTTTCAGTTCTCCGGTCCCCCCGCTGCCGACGCTGCTGGAAGAACTCTCCGTGCACGACCTTGGTGCTGCGGAGTTGTACCAGCCCGGTGCGAAGGTCCCGTTTTTTGCCTGGGACGACAGCACCATGACCTGCGGTGCGATCATCCTGTGGTCCAACTGGACGGCGGAGACGCCTGAGATACCGCAGATCGAGGTCGAGCTGTGCGAGCCGGCCGGCCGGCCCGGTGAGGTGGCCGTGAACGGGTTGGTGGAAGACGAAGTGACCCGAGTCCGGCTACCCGCCGCGCATGTGTTTGCGTCTTACGCGAATCCCCAGGATCCCAGCGGCCTCGAACGCGTGGAGACGGTGGTCCGCACGGACTCGCTCGGACGGTACCGGCTGTGCGAGGTCCCGGCCGACGAACCCCTGGAGTTGACGGCCGCCTACGGTCCTCACCGGGGGGACGGCACGGTGGTCGTCGCCGAGGCGGGTGTCGAGGCAAAGCTCGCCGTGACCGTGACCTCGCCCGGGGCGATCAGCGGCGTCGTCGTGAACGAGGTCACCGAACAGCCGCTCGAGGCCGCCAGCGTGACCGTGGCCGGCGCGGATGTCCGCGCCACGACGGATCGAGCCGGCCGATTCTCGATGAAGGGGTTGTCGCCGGGGACTTACAGGATCACTGCTCTCTGCGGAGGCTTCGACACGAGAGTTCGGGAGGTGGAACTCGCAGAGGGGCAGCAGGTCCGCATCGTGATTGGTCTCCGGTCGAAGGGAGTTGCACGCCGGACGCGCTGTTCCGCGTAGCCAGCTACACCGCTTTCTGCTTCCAGCGGCCGCGCCGGAAGATCGAGAGGCCGACGACAGCGGACAGCGAGTAGGCGATCGCGAACGACCAGAACACGCCCGTCTCGCCCCACCCGGCGCTGAAGGCAAGGAGCGCCGCGACGGGAAGCTGGAAGAACCAGAACACGCCGATGTTGATCCAGGTCGGCGTCGCCGTGTCCCCGGCTCCGTTGAAGGCCTGCATCGTCACCATGCCCCAGGCGTAGAAGATGTACCCGTAGCTGATGATCCGGAGCGCGCGCACGCCCACGTCGAGTGTCTCCGGGTCTGGGGCGAAGGGCGCGAGAATGGGCCCCGGGAAAGCCACGAAAACGACCGTCACGACGGCCATGAACAGCATGTTCCAGAAGCCGGTGAGGTAGACGGCCCGCTCCGCGCGGTCGGGCTTTTTGGCGCCGAGATTCTGGCCCACGAGCGTGGCGGCCGCGTTCGCGAGGCCCCAGGCGGGGAGGATGATGAAGATGACGACGCGGATGGCCATCGTGTAGCCCGCGAGGGCGATCGTCCCGAACTCGGACAGGATCCGGATCGAAATGATGTAGCTGACCTGCGTCACGAGCATCTGCCCCACGCCGCCGACCGACACGCGCGCGAGCCGCCGGATCACCGGAAGGTGGACCCGGAGGTCGCCCCGTCGCACCCGGACGCGCTCGCCCCGCGACAGGTGCCACAACTGGTACAGGGCCCCGATCCCGCGCCCCGTCGTCGTAGCCACCGCGGCGCCCGGGAGTCCGAGTTCGGGGAAGACCCAGAGGCCGAATACGAGCACGGGATCGAGCACGATGTTGATCCCGTTGGCCAGCCACACCGACCGCATCGCCATCGACGGGTCGCCTGCGCCCCGGTAGATCGCGTTGTTCACGAAGAGGAGAATGATGACGACCATCCCGCCCAGTTGGATGCGGGCGTAGGTCGTCCCCGCGGCGACGACTTCCGGGGATCCTCCCAGCATCCGGAGCAGCCACGGGGCCAGAATCGCCCCGGCGAGGCCGAGGACCGCCGCGATGCCGACGCTGAGCACGATCGCCTGCACGGCTGCCGTCGCGGCGCCGCGCTCGTCCTTCTCGCCCGTCCGTCTCGCGACCATCGCTGTGGTCGCCATCGCGAGGCCCACCGCGATCGAGTAGATGACGGACAGCATCGCTTCCGTGAGGGCGATCGCGGCCAGGGCACCAGCCCCGAGCCGGCTGACGACCGCCATGTCCACGAGGAAGAAGAGCGACTCTCCCGCCATCTCGAGCACCATCGGGATGGCGAGGAGAAGGACCCCGCGGTTGAGGCTCCCCGAGGTGAAGTCTTCCTGCGTGCCCCACAGCAGCGCCCGAAGCGTAGTCCACACTCCGGAACGGCCGGGAGCCGCAGTTTCCCCTTCGGGCCGGCCAGTGTCGCTCAAGGAATCGTCCTGTCGGGAGGAAGGTGTCGGGGAGTCAGTACGTCCAGATCGCGACGAGGTTGCAGTCGGTGAGGAGCATGGTGTTCGGCACCTGGTTCATGATCTCCGGCGGCGCCTCGCTGCACCGGTACGCTTCGATGCCCCGAACGGTGTCGAATTTCAGTTCGCCCAGGTTTCTCCGATTGAATCCGAGGCGGCTGGCCGGCCTTCCGTTGAGGAGGATGAGCTGGTTCCGGCGGTATCGGATGGACAGTTCCCGCTTGAACTGAAACACCTGCCCGAGGTGGATGAACTGGTCGATTTCCGGATAGGTCGCGAAGTAGCCCTCGTCGATGGACTGTCGGCGCTCGTAGAACCCCGACGTGAGCAGAAACGGGTCGCGGCCGGTGACCCTCACCTCGATCGGCGCGAGCGCGATCGCCCGCGTATTGAGTTCGATGCGGAATTCCGCGTTCTGGTCCGTGAGGATGTTGATCTCGGTCTCGAGGGGCGCGTAGCCGATGTGCGCCACGCGCAGGCCATAGGTGAGCGGCGGGATGGAGCGGAACGCGACGCGTCCGAGCGTATCCGTGACCCCGGAAACCGGTAGCGGGGAAAAGTCGATCTGCGCGCCCGCCACCGGTCGCCCGTCCGCGGCGTCCACGACGGAGAGGACGACGAACGCCGCATCGCCCATGTCCACCTCGAGGTCGACGAACCGCGACCGGTCGAGTTCGACCTTGCGCTCCTTCCCGCGCCGGGACCGATAGTTCGGGCGCACCCGGATCTCCCGGAATGCCTCGAGGCCGCAGGCCTGGTATCGCCCTCGCTCATCCGCTTCGACCCGTACGTCCTCCGGCGTCGGCATCCCGCGTTCGGCTTCGTAGCGGATCAGGACCGTCGCCCCCGGCAGAGGGACCCGGCTCTCATCGTCGCGGATCATGCCCTCGATGCCGACCTCGAGTTCCGCCTGTCCGAGCTGCCGGCAGATGCGGAGGACCCGCTCCTCTTCCTCCTCCTGCCCCGAGGCCGGGGACGGCGCGAGCGCGAATGCCGCCAGCGCGAGGAGCGGCGCGATACGGTTCAACGGCCGGCCTCGAGCAGCGCCCTGAGGAGCCCGTTCCCGGCCTCGCCGAGACTGGTGGCGCCGCTGTTGTAGTTGCGGCCGAGCGCGACCCCGTAGCCGCTCTCGGGTTCGAAGACGAGGTACATGTTGTACCCGGCGACGGAACCGCCGTGGCCGACGAACCGCACGTCGTCGCCGCCCTCGAGCGCGACGGGGCGAATCGAGAAACCGAGTCCGTACCCCGCGTCGGGGTCCTCGGGCGTCTGGACCGTCATGACCTCCCGCCGCGTCGCCGGCTCCAGGAGCTCGTGTTCCGTCATGCCCATGACCGCGGCCGCGAACGTCGCCAGGTCGCCGACGGTCGCGTAGACGCCGCCGTTCGGCACCTTGTATCCGCGCCCCTCGTGCTCGAGCGCCGGGAAGTCGGCGTTCACCGCGCCGTCGCCTCCGTTCGCGAAGCCCACGGCGACCCGCCGCCACAGGTCGGGGCCGACGATGAAAGCGGAGGAGCGCATCCCCAGCGGCTCGAACAGGCGGTCCTCGACGAGGTCCATGAAGGACGTCCCCGCGGCCCGTTGCAGGGCGTAGCCGAGCACGCCGTACCCGATGTTCGAGTACTGGTATTGGGTGCCGGGCATCGTGTAGAACCGCGTGTGGGGGATCGAGGCGAGGATCTTGTATCCCCAGTCCTCGATCGGCCCCGCCGCGGCGCCTTCGAGTTCGGGCTCCCGAATGAGGCCGGCGGTGTGGCTGGCCAACTGCCGCAATGTAATCGGCGTCATGCCGGCCGGCGGGTCACCGAAGCCGGCGGCCTCGGGCAGGTGGTCCAGGACGGCGTCATCGAGCGCGACCGTCCCCTCCTCTACCAGGTCCGCCATCAGGATCGCCGTCACCGACTTCGAGATCGATCCGGTCCGGTAGATCGTACGCACTCCCGCCGGGACGCGGTTCGCCGGATCCGCCCAGCCGAACCCCTGTGCCCACAGCACCTGGTCTCCCTTGAAGACCGCCGCCGTGATCCCGCCGATGCCGTCGGTTTCGACATCCGCTGCGATCTGCCGCGAGAACGCATCGATGACGTCCGCGTCCTGACCGGCCGCGGCGGACGGAAGGGCGAGACCGGTGAGAAGGAAGACGATTATCGCGGCGTACAGGCGGGGCGCCGCGGAGGTGCGGAATGAGGGGCGGTGGACCGGCATGACGTTCTCCTTGCGTGGCCGGCGGGCGGCCGAAAACCGCCCCCCGGGCTCGAATCCGGATGCAAAGTCGCAGCTTCTTGTCCGCATCGGAAGCCTTGAGGCTGGCGGGTCGAGCCCGACTCGCCTAGTGTGGCGCGCATGTCACTTCTGAAGAAACTGATCTTCCGCATGGACGGGGCCGCGGACAGCGCCCGAACCCGGTTCAAGAGCGAGTCGGGGGCCACCTGGGAGGCCGAGTTCTCGATCTTCTCGGGCACCACGCAACAGTCGCCCCGGCTGCTCGTGATGTTCCGGAACCAGGACGACATCACCATTCCCCAGCGCTACAACCAGGCGCCGCCGGGCATCTCCAAGGTGCCGAAGCA contains the following coding sequences:
- a CDS encoding BTAD domain-containing putative transcriptional regulator, with the protein product MLTLRCFGEVAASDARGARITLRSRKHMGLLLYLVAHPGTIHRREKLADLLWDGRDRKARHSLSQALYDIRSSMGPVITVDAGTVRLVPQRVTYELDAFERAFKSRDHETVIDLYRGDFAPDLLNLRADEFERWLDGERERCRVLVAMALRNVQQAAEESGDWDRTCLAALRLVRQNEFDEHAHSTLMRALCMKGDHASALAYYRALEKCGWVAGAPKLAETAAWARNQLDAAPPVVRERYEPQLSDRGGEFRQLGIAFRSSRAVPVRLVVAGERGLGREGVVRNFARLVHGGGGFVQWLPPDLATTRESLASELRRHPEKPRLIVIRADVQAWAAVDEAMRTADFSGAMVVGFSSPEVAGQAEAARLVDFVIPFDPLTTDACAALLQATERDCSRPQAVESARLSGGNPSLARAILRAWMRHGFSPTTVTDLESGGRLAYERSAEVRSLVGDQLETLSLPEERLVTTLALLTRAARAHAEEIVAEPSSAAALEGLRAKGWLHSEGDQWELSRPLAGAVTVWNLPPDERTKVHLAAARTLENGGLGARAAAASEFAAAGESSRAFRLACRVAKGALREGRSPVAGQAAALAFEHAAVGADRLRSGLLLSEAEFQRGRFRRALSVLHQIAAAADTGNDLSRVQLALARAAVAAGDRLTTGLHRQNLAEARGHATDPALRRALTVQMAVLEATDTASRRNGKPGFERIRKHLRGIVREDADYAGVWCDAFRLLFHRVGGQRGLTEARLVLETHRLRLGRLGYEGLRAATAAEFWVAMRGARLHDALQLLETTSETLNENRHESANLNNLGAVLLELGNFDRALDELGRCRRMDEALESPPESRAYALLNQAECFFFKGDYARCREFMEQLLRRPGHTAQHPFGAQARALTGLLAMTDDDQHEVGACLELLEDCSDGVGENDLYLVTWFRAAAMGTRDRRETVADLIEAADHTAEIDRLSAEKLRVLAGTYSPPNGPDAQREACGFLRSAGASWFVRFAHNWLRA
- a CDS encoding BlaI/MecI/CopY family transcriptional regulator, which gives rise to MEIKFTTRELDLMAVLWETGDSTVAEVQERLGDELAYTTVLTILRTLEEKGYVGHTQEGKAYRYHTLVGRDCAGASAVRRLVQKMFQGSPELLLTHLVSDRALSKEDLENLRGMVDERLSSKE
- a CDS encoding TonB family protein; the encoded protein is MVIAWIGYCLLISGLLALAAFASERALGHFRKPVRWAWFAAIAGSVTVPVIAFFAPGLLPGFGVSSAGPVVGLSDLAVATTAAELPATAAVPVGGFDAAAVGAALAWGWMLLAVAMVGYLGRVYGRLRSEMRTWRPGRVAGSPVMISDERGPAVVGIRRSVVVIPKWIPELEDRLLRLVFLHEREHQRAGDHRLFAAAVTALVLMPWNPLVWWQVSRLRLAIEFDCDRRVLRRGESPRDYADALITVGSRVSGSLLAAAAFAERKPAVERRLRRMTEPPANMRLLRTLGASGLAMVAVLFVLGCPGPESGTNAPEAPTATVTPPSNASEWAPPPVPGEEAVGRGDRPSFIAFDRPPVLRNAAEVGDALVQAYPQNLKEAGIGGRVEMWLYVDTSGMVRNSELKTSSGSDVLDAAAADVVGAMRFEPAMNRDQPTDVWVSQWVTFQIGSDADAPPARSVSVSDEDAPLIVVDGVIQSEGTSLEDLRSLDIDHVEIIKGPKAVELYGERATNGVIEITTKGGAADSDAPVDDRPSFIWSRMREGPPPERRPLPTAASRSKTSFARGFSTMPTGMACWRSGSYPARRTCPIR
- a CDS encoding TonB family protein — encoded protein: MVIAWIGYCLLISGFLALAAFATERALGHFRKPVRWGWFAAVVGSVTLPFAAFLAPGLLPGIGAAPWAPLVWLSEPVVVASAPVAEAAAPTAWFDAGAMSALAGGVWVLLAVGMLLHLGRAYRRLRSEMRTWTPGRVLGSPVMIADDRGPAVVGIRRSVVVMPRWIPELEDRLLRLVFLHEREHQRAGDHRLFAVAVAALVLMPWNVFLWWQLSRLRLAIEFDCDRRVLERGESPRDYADALITVGGRVSAPLLAAAAFAERKPAVEKRLRRMTEPLARLRTPRTLGASGLAALAIILVLGVPQPEAPMDAPAPAADAGRGLNIEANPLVRLAEGASQADRPTFVAFDTPPVLQNAGEVQRLLQSAYPRTLKDAGIGGRVELWLYVDLSGAVANHELKTSSGNEALDRAAAEVVQQMRFRPARNRDQRTAVWISQWVTFQVI
- a CDS encoding carboxypeptidase regulatory-like domain-containing protein, with translation MVRASLFAVAMAAITGVAPEGTAAQEAVEVAGTVVDDGTGEPVDGATVRLADTGGSARETITGPDGVFTFAQVAPGEYTLGVRRLGYEVLSTPLEIGPQAPPRLDVRLQPQAIPLEPLEVGVEGRAPRLVESGFYDRMEEGWGVFLEPQWIEANKRGFVRLADFMSTLQMRAPLPRCDKIPVYLDRRRVGAADGSGTSRSYSLNPAGTFSSPVPPLPTLLEELSVHDLGAAELYQPGAKVPFFAWDDSTMTCGAIILWSNWTAETPEIPQIEVELCEPAGRPGEVAVNGLVEDEVTRVRLPAAHVFASYANPQDPSGLERVETVVRTDSLGRYRLCEVPADEPLELTAAYGPHRGDGTVVVAEAGVEAKLAVTVTSPGAISGVVVNEVTEQPLEAASVTVAGADVRATTDRAGRFSMKGLSPGTYRITALCGGFDTRVREVELAEGQQVRIVIGLRSKGVARRTRCSA
- a CDS encoding MATE family efflux transporter, which codes for MWTTLRALLWGTQEDFTSGSLNRGVLLLAIPMVLEMAGESLFFLVDMAVVSRLGAGALAAIALTEAMLSVIYSIAVGLAMATTAMVARRTGEKDERGAATAAVQAIVLSVGIAAVLGLAGAILAPWLLRMLGGSPEVVAAGTTYARIQLGGMVVIILLFVNNAIYRGAGDPSMAMRSVWLANGINIVLDPVLVFGLWVFPELGLPGAAVATTTGRGIGALYQLWHLSRGERVRVRRGDLRVHLPVIRRLARVSVGGVGQMLVTQVSYIISIRILSEFGTIALAGYTMAIRVVIFIILPAWGLANAAATLVGQNLGAKKPDRAERAVYLTGFWNMLFMAVVTVVFVAFPGPILAPFAPDPETLDVGVRALRIISYGYIFYAWGMVTMQAFNGAGDTATPTWINIGVFWFFQLPVAALLAFSAGWGETGVFWSFAIAYSLSAVVGLSIFRRGRWKQKAV
- a CDS encoding carboxypeptidase regulatory-like domain-containing protein is translated as MNRIAPLLALAAFALAPSPASGQEEEEERVLRICRQLGQAELEVGIEGMIRDDESRVPLPGATVLIRYEAERGMPTPEDVRVEADERGRYQACGLEAFREIRVRPNYRSRRGKERKVELDRSRFVDLEVDMGDAAFVVLSVVDAADGRPVAGAQIDFSPLPVSGVTDTLGRVAFRSIPPLTYGLRVAHIGYAPLETEINILTDQNAEFRIELNTRAIALAPIEVRVTGRDPFLLTSGFYERRQSIDEGYFATYPEIDQFIHLGQVFQFKRELSIRYRRNQLILLNGRPASRLGFNRRNLGELKFDTVRGIEAYRCSEAPPEIMNQVPNTMLLTDCNLVAIWTY
- a CDS encoding serine hydrolase domain-containing protein; its protein translation is MPVHRPSFRTSAAPRLYAAIIVFLLTGLALPSAAAGQDADVIDAFSRQIAADVETDGIGGITAAVFKGDQVLWAQGFGWADPANRVPAGVRTIYRTGSISKSVTAILMADLVEEGTVALDDAVLDHLPEAAGFGDPPAGMTPITLRQLASHTAGLIREPELEGAAAGPIEDWGYKILASIPHTRFYTMPGTQYQYSNIGYGVLGYALQRAAGTSFMDLVEDRLFEPLGMRSSAFIVGPDLWRRVAVGFANGGDGAVNADFPALEHEGRGYKVPNGGVYATVGDLATFAAAVMGMTEHELLEPATRREVMTVQTPEDPDAGYGLGFSIRPVALEGGDDVRFVGHGGSVAGYNMYLVFEPESGYGVALGRNYNSGATSLGEAGNGLLRALLEAGR